From a region of the Alnus glutinosa chromosome 1, dhAlnGlut1.1, whole genome shotgun sequence genome:
- the LOC133860905 gene encoding uncharacterized protein LOC133860905: protein MEFLGAAGILGKARSIVSSIRGLVQREYSESSSTKGDLSCSEDEIKDLEKTADQPDYTRQHDDKLMIDRRCAMTRDYPPPIPPLAYGNLTARMPYVLTRHYAHGKLILQVERVKHHGYFEARTENGRLILNLLTLDGKCCHGVCEDNEELELEDDLQLVEDKDKEESEEYQETVIDCDYLGRLDGFAIEVVA from the coding sequence ATGGAGTTCTTGGGCGCCGCAGGCATTCTTGGTAAGGCTAGATCCATTGTTTCATCCATTCGTGGACTTGTGCAACGGGAATATTCTGAATCATCTTCGACAAAGGGCGATTTGAGCTGTAGCGAAGATGAGATAAAAGACTTGGAGAAGACAGCTGATCAGCCTGATTACACTCGTCAACATGATGACAAGCTGATGATCGATCGAAGGTGTGCAATGACAAGGGATTACCCGCCCCCAATACCTCCGCTTGCCTATGGGAATTTGACGGCTCGCATGCCTTACGTTTTGACCAGACATTATGCTCATGGAAAGCTCATCCTTCAAGTCGAGAGAGTGAAGCATCATGGGTACTTTGAAGCACGTACGGAAAATGGTCGGCTTATCTTAAATCTCCTAACCCTTGACGGCAAATGTTGTCACGGTGTTTGCGAGGACAACGAGGAGCTCGAACTAGAAGATGATCTCCAGCTCGTcgaagataaagataaagagGAGTCAGAAGAATATCAAGAAACTGTAATTGATTGTGATTACCTGGGCCGGCTAGATGGCTTTGCCATTGAGGTGGTAGCTTAA